One part of the Acidobacteriota bacterium genome encodes these proteins:
- the guaB gene encoding IMP dehydrogenase: MLTENLLEALTFDDVLLMPAYSEVLPTEVDTSTHLTRHIKLNIPVLSSAMDTVTEAPLAIAIAQQGGLGVIHKNLSIEAQRGEVDKVKRSESGMIVDPVTMTPERKIREAMAVMERFKISGVPIVEDGGKLVGILTNRDLRFETRLELPIGEAMTKDNLITVPVGTTLREAEGILQRHRVEKLLVVDENYHLKGLITVKDIQKAIKYPNAAKDDLGRLRCAAAVGATGDFFERATELINARVDVLAIDTAHGHSIRVLEAVKQVKRKFPEVDLIAGNVATAEGAKALIQAGADAVKVGIGPGSICTTRVVSGAGVPQITAIYECVKGAAGSGVPVISDGGIKYSGDITKAIAAGAHSVMIGSLLAGTDEAPGEIILYQGRNFKSYRGMGSLGAMKQGSKDRYAQDSVEVESKLVPEGIEGRVTYRGSLAALVGQLVGGLRAGMGYTGCNSIAELQQNARFMRITAASLKESHVHDVFITKEAPNYRAE, translated from the coding sequence ATGCTGACTGAAAATTTACTCGAAGCACTGACTTTTGATGATGTGTTGTTGATGCCGGCTTATTCCGAAGTCTTACCGACCGAGGTCGACACTTCGACGCATTTGACCCGGCATATCAAACTGAACATTCCCGTGCTGAGTTCGGCGATGGATACCGTGACCGAGGCGCCGCTGGCGATTGCCATCGCCCAGCAGGGCGGCCTCGGCGTCATTCACAAAAACCTTTCCATCGAAGCCCAGCGCGGCGAGGTGGACAAGGTCAAACGTTCGGAATCGGGCATGATCGTTGATCCGGTGACGATGACGCCGGAGCGCAAAATCCGCGAAGCGATGGCCGTGATGGAACGCTTCAAAATCTCCGGCGTGCCCATTGTCGAAGATGGCGGCAAACTGGTGGGCATCCTGACCAACCGTGATTTGCGTTTTGAAACGCGGCTGGAGTTGCCCATTGGCGAGGCGATGACCAAAGACAACCTCATCACCGTGCCGGTCGGCACCACGTTGCGCGAAGCCGAAGGCATCTTGCAACGCCATCGCGTCGAAAAGCTCTTGGTCGTGGACGAGAACTATCATCTGAAGGGGCTGATCACCGTCAAAGATATTCAGAAGGCGATCAAATATCCCAACGCCGCCAAAGACGATCTGGGCCGCTTGCGTTGTGCGGCGGCGGTGGGCGCGACGGGCGATTTCTTTGAACGCGCCACCGAACTGATTAACGCCCGCGTGGATGTGCTGGCGATTGACACGGCCCACGGCCACAGCATCCGCGTGCTCGAAGCCGTCAAACAAGTCAAACGCAAATTCCCCGAAGTGGATTTGATCGCGGGCAACGTCGCCACCGCCGAAGGCGCGAAAGCTTTGATCCAGGCTGGGGCCGACGCGGTCAAGGTCGGCATCGGCCCCGGTTCGATTTGTACGACGCGCGTGGTGAGCGGCGCGGGCGTGCCCCAGATCACGGCGATTTACGAATGCGTCAAAGGCGCGGCGGGTTCGGGCGTCCCGGTCATTTCGGATGGCGGCATCAAGTATTCCGGCGACATCACCAAGGCCATCGCGGCGGGCGCGCATTCCGTGATGATCGGCTCGCTGCTCGCCGGGACGGACGAAGCGCCGGGCGAGATCATTTTGTACCAGGGCCGCAACTTCAAATCGTATCGCGGCATGGGCAGCTTGGGCGCGATGAAGCAGGGCAGCAAAGATCGTTATGCGCAGGACAGCGTGGAGGTTGAAAGCAAACTGGTGCCCGAAGGCATCGAAGGCCGCGTGACTTATCGCGGTTCGCTGGCGGCGCTGGTCGGGCAATTGGTGGGCGGTTTGCGCGCCGGGATGGGCTACACCGGCTGCAACAGCATCGCCGAGTTGCAGCAAAACGCGCGCTTCATGCGCATTACCGCCGCCAGCCTGAAAGAATCGCACGTGCACGACGTGTTCATCACCAAAGAAGCGCCGAATTATCGAGCGGAATGA
- a CDS encoding helix-turn-helix domain-containing protein: MPTLGQELQRLRNERGINLHQIADATHIGVRFLQAIESDTYDILPGGIFNRAFVRKFAKYVGMDEEQALALYERQLEEMGGEEAPRSNYLRAGEFEEKQPGNSWLLSAIMFLLLCAGAYAAAQYFKGQQKPAEEKVAAASPTPEVTPTATPDAAASPTPEVSPSPGASPTPEASPSPGAAPALTPPPGGMIVQLTATSGECWISVKPDGLNTQQALLKAGETKEVTAYEKVLMNLGNYPALNIKVNGRTVNPEKLAPNRTSVIVKNVVITKDNFQGFFD; the protein is encoded by the coding sequence ATGCCAACATTAGGCCAGGAATTACAACGTTTACGCAATGAGCGGGGCATCAATCTGCATCAGATTGCTGACGCTACGCACATCGGCGTGCGCTTCTTACAAGCGATTGAAAGCGACACCTACGACATTTTGCCGGGAGGGATTTTCAATCGCGCCTTCGTGCGCAAATTCGCCAAATACGTCGGCATGGACGAGGAGCAGGCGCTGGCGCTGTACGAGCGGCAACTCGAAGAAATGGGCGGCGAGGAAGCGCCGCGCAGCAATTATTTGCGCGCGGGCGAATTTGAAGAGAAGCAGCCCGGCAATAGCTGGTTGTTGTCGGCGATTATGTTTTTGCTGCTGTGTGCCGGGGCCTATGCCGCGGCGCAGTACTTCAAAGGACAACAAAAACCTGCTGAAGAAAAAGTTGCCGCCGCCTCGCCGACGCCAGAGGTGACGCCGACCGCGACGCCGGATGCGGCGGCTTCGCCGACGCCCGAGGTGTCACCCAGTCCGGGTGCTTCACCAACGCCCGAGGCCTCGCCGAGTCCGGGTGCTGCACCGGCCTTGACGCCCCCGCCTGGCGGAATGATCGTGCAATTGACGGCGACCAGCGGTGAGTGCTGGATCAGCGTCAAACCGGATGGCTTAAATACGCAACAGGCGTTGCTGAAAGCGGGCGAGACCAAAGAGGTCACGGCGTATGAAAAGGTCTTGATGAACCTGGGGAATTACCCGGCGCTCAACATCAAGGTCAATGGGCGCACGGTCAATCCCGAAAAACTCGCGCCCAATCGCACCAGTGTGATCGTCAAGAATGTCGTTATCACCAAGGACAATTTCCAGGGCTTCTTCGATTAA
- a CDS encoding thioredoxin domain-containing protein, producing the protein MSELSAAPRHTNRLIHETSPYLLQHAHNPVDWYPWGAEALAKAKAENKPLLVSIGYSACHWCHVMEHESFENEAIAKVMNDHFVNIKIDREERPDLDTIYMNAVQMMGQRGGWPLTVFLTPDCVPFYGGTYFPPVDRHGLPGFPRLLLGIADAFQNRRAEVEQSASGLLSELQRINEVIPADGALTTAVLEQAAQQIMRAFDPVEGGFGRAPKFPPSMTLSFLLRQSQRTSAPALLAAVELTLDKMARGGMYDQLGGGFHRYSVDEKWLVPHFEKMLYDNALLARIYLDAYLVTGNEFYQQVATETLDYVRREMTDASGGFYSSQDADSEGEEGKFFVWTPPEVEALLGAEDAKLFKRYFDVSAAGNFEGHNILHVDESVETIAKLLNVTPERLQEALTRGKQLLFEAREQRIKPGRDEKMLTAWNGLMLRSFAEAAQVLSRADYLETAVRNAEFVLTTLKHDGRLWRTHKDGISKLNAYQEDYAYLIDGLLALYEASFDTRWFVEARALADTMIGQFWDAENGGFYFTSADHEALISRTKDFYDNATPAGNSIAAHVLLRLALFTGEARYRELAEQILQLTSHDVQRMPNGFGHMLCAHDLYLAEAREIALVGSWSDPATAELIAAIFQRYLPNKVVALAAPEDATAGQTIPLLAQRGPVGGKATAYVCRNFICAAPVTAMAELEALLQ; encoded by the coding sequence ATGTCAGAACTAAGCGCTGCACCGAGACATACCAATCGGCTGATTCACGAAACCAGTCCCTATTTGCTGCAACACGCGCACAATCCGGTGGATTGGTACCCTTGGGGCGCTGAAGCGTTAGCCAAAGCGAAAGCCGAAAATAAACCGCTCCTGGTTTCGATTGGGTATTCGGCTTGTCATTGGTGTCACGTGATGGAACACGAGTCGTTCGAGAATGAAGCCATCGCCAAAGTGATGAACGACCATTTCGTCAACATCAAAATTGACCGCGAAGAGCGTCCCGACCTCGACACGATTTATATGAATGCGGTGCAGATGATGGGGCAGCGGGGGGGCTGGCCGCTGACGGTCTTTCTGACGCCGGATTGCGTGCCGTTTTATGGCGGCACTTACTTCCCGCCGGTTGATCGGCACGGCCTGCCTGGCTTCCCGCGCTTGTTGCTGGGAATTGCCGATGCCTTTCAAAACCGCCGCGCTGAGGTTGAACAGAGTGCGAGCGGGTTGCTGAGTGAGTTGCAACGGATCAATGAAGTCATACCGGCGGACGGCGCACTGACAACCGCCGTGCTGGAGCAGGCCGCGCAGCAAATCATGCGGGCCTTCGATCCGGTCGAAGGCGGATTTGGACGCGCGCCGAAATTTCCGCCTTCGATGACGCTGTCGTTTTTGTTGCGGCAATCTCAACGGACAAGCGCCCCGGCGTTGTTGGCGGCGGTCGAACTGACGCTCGACAAGATGGCGCGCGGCGGGATGTATGACCAGCTGGGCGGCGGCTTTCACCGCTATTCGGTGGACGAAAAATGGCTGGTGCCGCACTTTGAAAAGATGCTCTATGACAACGCGCTACTGGCGCGCATCTATCTGGATGCTTATCTGGTCACCGGCAATGAGTTTTATCAGCAGGTTGCGACTGAAACGCTGGATTACGTGCGGCGCGAAATGACGGATGCCAGCGGCGGTTTCTATTCGTCACAAGACGCCGACAGCGAGGGCGAAGAAGGGAAGTTCTTCGTTTGGACGCCGCCCGAAGTCGAAGCGCTGTTGGGCGCAGAAGATGCCAAGCTATTCAAGCGCTACTTCGATGTTTCCGCCGCAGGCAATTTTGAAGGGCACAACATCTTGCACGTTGATGAATCGGTCGAGACGATTGCCAAACTGCTCAACGTCACGCCGGAGCGTTTGCAAGAGGCACTCACGCGCGGCAAACAGCTTTTGTTTGAGGCCCGCGAACAGCGCATCAAACCGGGCCGCGACGAAAAGATGCTGACGGCCTGGAATGGCCTGATGCTGCGCAGCTTCGCCGAAGCCGCCCAGGTGCTGAGCCGCGCCGATTATCTGGAAACCGCTGTGCGCAATGCCGAGTTTGTGCTGACGACTTTGAAACACGACGGTCGGTTGTGGCGCACGCACAAGGACGGCATCAGCAAGCTGAACGCCTATCAGGAAGATTACGCTTACCTGATTGACGGGCTGCTGGCGCTTTATGAAGCGAGCTTTGACACGCGCTGGTTTGTCGAAGCGCGGGCGCTGGCTGACACGATGATCGGGCAGTTTTGGGACGCGGAAAACGGCGGCTTCTATTTCACCAGCGCCGACCACGAAGCGTTGATCAGCCGCACCAAGGATTTTTATGACAACGCGACACCCGCCGGAAACTCCATCGCCGCGCACGTGCTGTTGCGGTTGGCGCTTTTCACGGGCGAGGCGCGCTACCGCGAACTGGCCGAGCAGATTTTGCAACTGACCTCGCACGATGTGCAGCGCATGCCGAATGGCTTCGGCCACATGCTTTGCGCGCACGATCTTTATCTAGCCGAAGCGCGCGAGATTGCGCTGGTGGGTTCGTGGTCAGACCCGGCGACGGCGGAATTGATCGCCGCAATTTTCCAGCGCTATCTGCCAAACAAAGTGGTGGCGCTGGCGGCGCCGGAGGACGCCACGGCTGGGCAAACAATCCCGCTGCTGGCGCAACGCGGGCCGGTGGGCGGGAAAGCAACCGCCTATGTCTGTCGAAATTTCATTTGCGCTGCCCCAGTGACGGCGATGGCGGAGTTGGAAGCCCTGCTGCAATAA
- the gph gene encoding phosphoglycolate phosphatase (PGP is an essential enzyme in the glycolate salvage pathway in higher organisms (photorespiration in plants). Phosphoglycolate results from the oxidase activity of RubisCO in the Calvin cycle when concentrations of carbon dioxide are low relative to oxygen. This enzyme is a member of the Haloacid Dehalogenase (HAD) superfamily of aspartate-nucleophile hydrolase enzymes (PF00702).): MKFRCLLFDLDGTLVDSRADITNSLNLTLAELGRPTLPAETVRLFIGEGVRLLLERALRATQSAEVQSSEVEHALKIYQRHYHAHLLDQTKLYPEVTETLASLNALPKAIVTNKPFAFTQPLLDGLGIAQYFRVVFGGDSLPERKPSPLMLLEAARHCEVEPAECLMIGDSWIDVEAGRKAGMKTAGYVSGFRGRTELEAAGANYLIERFSEITALVLG; encoded by the coding sequence ATGAAGTTTCGTTGTTTGCTTTTTGATCTGGACGGCACGCTGGTGGATTCGCGCGCGGACATCACCAATTCACTCAATCTGACGTTAGCTGAACTAGGCCGCCCAACCTTGCCCGCAGAAACTGTGCGCCTCTTCATCGGCGAAGGCGTGCGGCTTTTGCTCGAGCGCGCCTTGCGGGCGACGCAATCTGCTGAGGTGCAATCCTCTGAAGTAGAGCATGCGCTGAAAATTTATCAGCGCCATTATCACGCCCACCTGCTCGACCAAACCAAGCTTTACCCCGAAGTCACCGAAACATTGGCAAGTCTCAACGCTTTGCCCAAAGCCATTGTCACCAACAAACCATTTGCGTTTACACAACCCTTGCTCGACGGCCTGGGTATTGCCCAATACTTCCGCGTTGTCTTCGGCGGCGACAGTCTGCCTGAACGCAAACCTTCGCCGCTCATGCTGTTGGAAGCCGCGCGACATTGCGAAGTCGAACCAGCGGAATGCTTGATGATTGGCGATAGTTGGATAGACGTAGAGGCCGGACGAAAGGCTGGGATGAAAACGGCGGGCTATGTCAGCGGCTTTCGCGGCCGCACCGAACTGGAAGCGGCAGGCGCAAATTATTTAATCGAACGCTTCAGCGAAATAACCGCGCTGGTCTTGGGCTAA
- the tadA gene encoding tRNA adenosine(34) deaminase TadA, which translates to MSKQPAKKQVSNLSELKISDEFFMACALAEARQAYALAEVPVGAVIVLENQIIGRGYNQPIGRCDPIAHAEILALREASQHISNYRLVEATLYVTIEPCVMCAGALINARVKRLVYGAAEERFGAVDSLLQLCTHSSLNHRMGVTSGILAEECRGLMQNFFKQRRSNNQ; encoded by the coding sequence ATGTCAAAACAACCCGCGAAAAAGCAGGTTTCCAACCTGTCTGAATTGAAAATTAGCGACGAATTTTTCATGGCTTGCGCCTTGGCGGAAGCGCGGCAGGCTTATGCCCTTGCTGAAGTCCCCGTTGGCGCCGTGATCGTGCTTGAAAACCAAATCATCGGACGTGGTTATAACCAACCGATTGGCCGCTGCGATCCGATAGCGCACGCCGAAATTCTGGCCTTGCGCGAGGCGTCTCAACACATCAGCAACTATCGGCTGGTCGAAGCTACGTTGTACGTCACGATTGAACCGTGTGTGATGTGCGCCGGCGCGCTGATCAATGCGCGTGTTAAACGGCTGGTTTACGGCGCCGCCGAAGAGCGCTTTGGCGCGGTGGATTCGCTGTTACAACTTTGCACCCACAGTTCTTTGAATCATCGGATGGGAGTTACTTCAGGCATTCTTGCTGAGGAGTGCCGGGGACTGATGCAAAACTTTTTTAAGCAACGCCGGAGTAACAATCAGTAA
- the dnaX gene encoding DNA polymerase III subunit gamma/tau, with translation MSYQVIARKYRPQTFADLTGQEHISRTLGHALDNQRLHHAYLFSGVRGTGKTTSARILAKGLNCHQGVTSRPCLHCPSCLEIATGNSLDVLEIDAASNTGVDNVRDVIINNIALAPARDRYKVFVIDEVHMLSNSAFNALLKTLEEPPAHVVFIMATTELHKVPDTILSRCQQFEFRQIPAEKIFQRLRSIANNEQVSINDAALREIARAGAGSLRDAQSAFDQVIAFSGAQITEEDVTTSLGLVSVRTLGKFAEAIAAQDVASLLNLIEEITARGYDLRNFARELMAYWRHLLVIQAGITDSQVLGVADVEVARLRELAGQFSEEDLVRGFHFLAETEKQIKDSPHPRFQLEIGLVKLAQSARLHSLTELLQRLETLETNLLNTGSGKATPARPASRAETPARNNKEFTPPATTAPRSLSITPAPLAPASKPVSAASAPAFSGEPPDFPDFNSFDDLPPDDLSELDFASAKTSRSRKPAPAAKPVVAAAPAGQMVAGNEVSALLAELNRISRSPLLPLAFEEAQVSYANGKLVFVFANEDFNAKKIRESAAVFRELGEKLFGQPLSIEVRISGEITQIVDEAAQARAEQFAQAKQNPAVRLLLDKFKGEILSVRPAPAAATGGNQT, from the coding sequence TTGAGTTATCAGGTCATTGCGCGCAAATATCGCCCACAAACCTTCGCCGATCTTACCGGCCAGGAACATATTTCCCGCACCTTAGGCCACGCCCTAGACAATCAGCGCCTGCATCATGCCTATTTATTTTCCGGTGTGCGCGGCACCGGCAAAACAACCTCGGCACGCATCCTGGCCAAAGGACTCAATTGTCATCAAGGTGTTACCAGCCGGCCTTGCCTGCATTGCCCCTCTTGTTTGGAAATTGCGACGGGGAACTCACTCGATGTGCTCGAGATTGATGCGGCTTCAAACACGGGTGTAGACAATGTACGCGATGTCATCATCAATAACATCGCCCTGGCGCCGGCGCGGGATCGTTATAAGGTTTTCGTCATTGACGAAGTGCACATGCTTTCTAACAGTGCGTTTAATGCCTTGCTAAAAACCTTAGAGGAGCCACCAGCGCATGTTGTCTTCATTATGGCAACGACCGAGTTACATAAGGTGCCAGACACAATCCTTTCGCGTTGCCAGCAATTTGAGTTTCGCCAAATTCCCGCTGAAAAAATCTTTCAACGCCTGCGCAGCATCGCGAATAACGAGCAGGTTAGCATCAATGACGCAGCCTTGCGGGAAATCGCTCGCGCAGGCGCGGGCAGCTTGCGCGATGCACAATCGGCCTTTGATCAAGTTATTGCATTCAGCGGCGCACAAATTACCGAGGAAGATGTTACTACTTCGTTAGGGCTGGTCAGCGTGCGCACGTTAGGTAAATTCGCGGAAGCTATCGCCGCGCAAGATGTGGCGTCCCTGCTCAATTTGATTGAAGAAATTACGGCGCGCGGTTACGACTTACGTAACTTTGCTCGCGAGTTGATGGCTTATTGGCGGCACCTGCTCGTTATTCAAGCTGGTATCACGGATAGCCAAGTGCTTGGCGTCGCGGATGTCGAAGTAGCTCGCTTGCGCGAACTGGCTGGACAATTTTCTGAAGAGGATTTGGTGCGCGGCTTTCATTTTTTGGCTGAAACTGAAAAGCAAATCAAAGATTCGCCACATCCTCGCTTTCAACTGGAGATTGGCTTGGTCAAGCTGGCGCAATCTGCGCGCCTGCATTCTTTGACTGAGTTATTACAACGACTGGAGACCTTAGAAACTAATTTATTGAATACCGGCAGTGGCAAGGCTACGCCCGCACGCCCGGCTTCACGCGCCGAAACACCCGCGCGCAATAACAAAGAATTCACGCCACCGGCAACAACAGCGCCCCGCTCCCTTAGCATCACTCCCGCGCCATTGGCGCCCGCAAGTAAGCCGGTTTCTGCCGCCAGCGCACCGGCCTTTTCGGGAGAGCCGCCTGACTTTCCTGATTTCAATTCCTTCGACGATCTGCCGCCGGACGATTTGAGCGAGTTGGATTTTGCGTCCGCTAAAACTTCCCGCAGCCGCAAACCGGCACCCGCGGCGAAACCTGTCGTGGCCGCTGCGCCAGCAGGTCAAATGGTGGCGGGTAACGAGGTAAGCGCGCTGCTGGCGGAACTGAATCGCATAAGCCGTTCGCCACTATTACCGCTGGCGTTTGAGGAAGCCCAAGTTAGTTATGCGAATGGTAAGCTGGTCTTTGTCTTTGCCAACGAAGATTTCAATGCCAAAAAAATACGGGAGAGCGCGGCGGTCTTTCGTGAACTCGGCGAAAAGCTATTTGGCCAACCGCTCAGCATTGAAGTCAGGATTAGCGGTGAGATTACGCAGATCGTGGACGAAGCTGCCCAGGCGCGCGCCGAACAATTCGCCCAGGCCAAGCAAAATCCGGCTGTCCGCTTGTTACTCGATAAATTCAAAGGGGAAATTCTCAGTGTGCGTCCCGCGCCCGCCGCTGCTACTGGCGGCAATCAGACTTGA
- a CDS encoding YbaB/EbfC family nucleoid-associated protein, with protein MKFPGGMNIQQMMKQAQKMQEQMAADMDALRVEASAGGGIISVQMSGNKELLAIKIDPEAASDVEMLQDLIVAAVNEAGRKVDEVVQSKLGNALGGMRIPGLM; from the coding sequence ATGAAATTTCCGGGCGGTATGAACATTCAGCAGATGATGAAGCAAGCCCAAAAGATGCAAGAGCAGATGGCCGCTGATATGGACGCGCTACGCGTTGAAGCTAGCGCGGGCGGCGGTATTATCTCCGTGCAAATGAGTGGCAATAAAGAATTGCTCGCGATCAAAATTGATCCCGAAGCAGCCAGCGACGTCGAGATGCTGCAAGACCTGATTGTCGCCGCCGTCAACGAGGCGGGCCGCAAAGTGGACGAGGTTGTCCAATCGAAACTTGGCAATGCCCTGGGCGGCATGCGCATCCCCGGCTTGATGTAA
- the recR gene encoding recombination protein RecR — protein sequence MLDYAEPVTRLIDEFKRLPGIGQKSAQRLAFHLLRIPLEEAERLTEAIREVKEKIVFCTLCNNLTDTDPCRYCASPARDRSIICVVEEPYNLVAIEKTREYHGLYHVLHGSLSPIRGIGPEELRIKNLIERLRPQEDGSSEVKEIILATNPNTEGEATANYLARLLKPLGARVTRIAMGLPVGSDLEYADEVTMHKALLHRHEI from the coding sequence ATGCTTGATTACGCAGAACCCGTCACACGGTTGATAGACGAATTCAAACGGCTGCCTGGCATCGGTCAGAAATCGGCGCAACGCCTGGCCTTTCATCTGCTGCGCATTCCGCTGGAAGAGGCCGAACGGCTGACCGAGGCCATTCGTGAGGTCAAAGAAAAGATCGTTTTCTGCACGCTCTGCAACAACCTAACCGACACCGATCCGTGCCGTTATTGCGCCAGTCCCGCGCGCGACCGCTCGATCATTTGCGTGGTCGAAGAGCCGTATAACTTGGTCGCCATCGAAAAGACCCGCGAGTACCACGGCCTCTATCACGTGCTGCACGGCTCGCTCTCGCCCATTCGCGGCATCGGCCCCGAAGAGTTGCGGATCAAAAACCTAATTGAACGTCTGCGCCCGCAAGAAGACGGCTCGTCCGAAGTCAAAGAGATCATCCTCGCCACCAATCCGAACACTGAAGGCGAAGCGACGGCCAATTACCTGGCCCGGCTGCTTAAACCGCTGGGCGCGCGCGTCACCCGCATCGCGATGGGCTTGCCGGTCGGCAGCGACCTTGAATACGCTGATGAAGTGACGATGCACAAAGCCCTGCTCCACCGCCACGAAATTTGA
- a CDS encoding enoyl-ACP reductase — protein sequence MLLEGKKGLIVGVANKASIAWAIAEAAAREGAQLLFNYQNERLKDNVAGLIKDLPGAKAFPCDAGDDAQIAALLQNVAAEFGQLDFLVHSIAYAPREDLLGEFLNTSRSGFLTAMDVSAYSLIALSRAALPLMKDGGSIMALSYLGAERVVPHYKVMGVAKAALECTVRYLANDLGPRGVRVNAISAGPIRTLAARGVPGITKGVAHHREVAPLRKATEQAEVGDTALFLLSSLSRGITGEVIYVDGGYHILGTLAAMEEGA from the coding sequence ATGTTACTCGAAGGCAAAAAGGGCCTGATTGTCGGCGTGGCAAACAAGGCCAGCATTGCGTGGGCGATTGCCGAAGCCGCCGCGCGCGAGGGCGCACAGTTACTATTCAATTACCAGAACGAACGGTTGAAGGACAACGTCGCAGGGTTGATCAAAGACCTGCCGGGCGCAAAAGCCTTTCCGTGTGACGCGGGCGATGACGCGCAGATCGCGGCGCTGCTGCAAAATGTCGCAGCGGAATTCGGCCAGTTGGATTTTCTGGTGCATTCAATCGCCTATGCGCCGCGCGAAGATTTGCTGGGCGAGTTCCTCAATACTTCGCGGAGCGGCTTTTTGACGGCCATGGATGTGAGCGCCTATTCGCTGATTGCCTTGTCGCGCGCGGCGCTGCCGCTGATGAAAGACGGCGGCTCGATCATGGCGCTTTCGTATTTGGGCGCCGAACGCGTGGTGCCGCATTACAAAGTGATGGGCGTGGCCAAAGCAGCCTTGGAATGTACCGTGCGCTATCTGGCGAATGACCTGGGGCCGCGTGGCGTGCGCGTCAATGCAATTTCCGCCGGGCCGATTCGCACGCTGGCGGCGCGCGGCGTCCCCGGCATCACCAAAGGCGTGGCGCACCATCGCGAGGTCGCGCCGTTGCGCAAAGCCACTGAACAAGCAGAAGTCGGTGATACGGCGTTGTTTCTATTGAGTTCATTGAGCCGGGGAATTACCGGCGAGGTGATCTATGTGGACGGCGGGTATCACATTTTGGGCACCTTGGCTGCGATGGAGGAAGGCGCATAA